The sequence CTGACCGAACTTAAAAAGGCCGTCGCGCAATGGCGCGGACTCGAAAAAAGGTTAAACGACCTGGCTGAACTGGATGAACTGTCTCAGGACGATCCGGAACTCGCTACCGAGGTCGAAACAGACTTCAGCGCGATCGCCATTGAACTGGATAATCTGGAATTTGAGCTGTCTTACTGCGGGGATTACGACGAACGCAACGCAATACTGGCTATCCATGCCGGGGCCGGCGGCGTCGAAAGCCAGGACTGGGCGGAGATGCTGCTCAATATGTATCTCAAATGGGCGGAGAAGCGCGATTATGAGACTGAGGTATTGGAGACTTCCGCCGGCGATGAGGCTGGGATAAAAAGCGTGACGGTGATGTTCCGCGGCCGCTACGCCTATGGCAATCTTCGGGGTGAACACGGTGTCCACCGGCTGATAAGGCTGTCGCCGTTCGATTCCGATCATGCCCGCCATACGTCTTTCGCCCTTGTGGAGGTCATGCCGGAGGCTGAGGCGGACACCGACCTGGAGATCAATCCCGACGATATCAAACTGGAGGCTTTCCGGGCCAGCGGCGCCGGAGGCCAGAACGTGCAGAAGGTCTCGAGTGCTGTCCGCATCACCCACGTGCCTACCGGTACGGTGGTCACCGCTCAGACCGAGCGGTCTCAATTCCAGAACAGGGAAATCGCCATGGGACTGCTTAAGGCGCGGCTGCTCAAACTGAAAATAGCTGAACAGGAAGCTGAGCGGGCGAAGATCAAGGGTGAACGTATATCGGCGGAGTGGGGCAGCCAGATCCGCAGTTATGTTTTGCACCCGTACAAGATGATCAAGGACCATCGAACGGATGTTGAGACCGGCAATCCCCAGGCGGTCTTGGAGGAGGGTGAGTTGGATCCGTTTATCAAAGCTTACCTTAAAGGGCAGTTCGGCAATGATTAAGCGCTTGAGCTACCTTGCGATTGTCTTTGCCATGATGCTCGGGGTTGCCGCGCCGGGGTCCCTGGCCGCGGCAGAAGGCATCGCGATATCCCGCGTGGTTCATTCAACGCAGTTTCCGACCAATATCAGTTTCAGCCTTACAGCGTCGAGCGAAGCAAATATCGTCGATGCCAGATTGCATTACCTGGTTGAGAAACAGGGATTTGCCACGGTGGAGAATGAAGTCCTGGTGCGCGTGATGCCCGCCAAAGAGATTACCCTGAGTTATTCGCTGGATTTGCGTCGGACAGGCGGCTTGCCGCCGGGAACCAGGGTGGATTATTGGTGGACAGTAAGGGATGCCGAAGGCGGGGAGTCTGTCAGCCAGGTAACAACCCTGGATCTTAACGACGCCAGATATCAGTGGCAGAGTATAAAACAAGGGATGGTTACACTGTACTGGTATTCCGGTCCCGATTCTTTTGCCCGGGATTTGATGAGTAC comes from Dehalogenimonas sp. THU2 and encodes:
- the prfB gene encoding peptide chain release factor 2 (programmed frameshift), with product MALSNKIKNLSERIEHDMVRLDVPDKEKEIIETEHLAAGPEFWNDSQRAQMVMRRLTELKKAVAQWRGLEKRLNDLAELDELSQDDPELATEVETDFSAIAIELDNLEFELSYCGDYDERNAILAIHAGAGGVESQDWAEMLLNMYLKWAEKRDYETEVLETSAGDEAGIKSVTVMFRGRYAYGNLRGEHGVHRLIRLSPFDSDHARHTSFALVEVMPEAEADTDLEINPDDIKLEAFRASGAGGQNVQKVSSAVRITHVPTGTVVTAQTERSQFQNREIAMGLLKARLLKLKIAEQEAERAKIKGERISAEWGSQIRSYVLHPYKMIKDHRTDVETGNPQAVLEEGELDPFIKAYLKGQFGND